The following coding sequences lie in one Acropora palmata chromosome 3, jaAcrPala1.3, whole genome shotgun sequence genomic window:
- the LOC141876571 gene encoding neuronal pentraxin-1-like — MFFAISFVYFGFFSALAGGQQSGYALEFPAQGVTDFANIWGMRPLTEFTVCFWLKTTTATGSPFSYASTNAFNNELLFFKPGNFELYISNQYVSTGVSAADGKWHQICATWSNDNGDWKFYKDGVLGKSGTNLMKGHTIRPGGSLILGQEQDTVGGSLDKTQSFVGRLAFVNVWSYTLPGDAIKEYARCCRAGEGNVYMWSDFIYGTRGNPRVVIPAGCPCAL; from the exons GTTATGCGCTGGAGTTTCCCGCGCAAGGAGTTACTGATTTTGCAAACATTTGGGGTATGCGTCCTCTGACAGAATTCACGGTATGTTTCTGGTTAAAGACCACGACAGCTACGGGATCACCATTCAGCTACGCGTCaacaaacgctttcaacaaCGAACTTCTCTTTTTCAAGCCCGGCAACTTTGAGCTCTACATTAGTAACCAATATGT ATCAACGGGTGTGTCAGCAGCTGACGGCAAATGGCATCAAATCTGTGCGACATGGAGCAACGACAACGGTGATTGGAAATTTTACAAAGACGGTGTCTTGGGAAAGAGTGGCACAAATTTAATGAAAGGTCACACGATCCGACCAGGTGGATCCTTGATACTGGGCCAGGAGCAAGATACAGTCGGCGGTAGTTTAGACAAAACGCAGTCATTTGTGGGAAGGTTGGCGTTTGTCAATGTCTGGTCATACACTTTGCCAGGAGATGCCATCAAGGAGTATGCAAGATGCTGCCGAGCAGGTGAAGGGAATGTGTACATGTGGAGCGATTTCATATACGGCACTAGAGGCAACCCTCGTGTGGTTATCCCGGCTGGATGTCCCTGTGCGTTATAA